Proteins from one Aureimonas sp. SA4125 genomic window:
- a CDS encoding cytochrome c yields MQKRLLLGLMAVVVIAAGVFYVLTMPRRLEASEIAADGSGDAARGATVFWAGGCVSCHAPAKSEGEAQLRLGGGAPLVTSFGTFHAPNISTDPADGIGDWSLADFANAMQRGVGPDGTHLYPAFPYTSYARMTKGDVADLFAYMKTLPPVEGRAADNVLSFPFNIRRGVGLWQLAFLDPDPVVALPADASEQVKRGQYLAEGPGHCGECHTPRLYGGAGGLDRTRWLAGAPNPEGEGKVPDITSSETGIGAWSEADIAYYLETGFTPDFDSVGGAMVEVQKNLAKLPAGDREAIAAYLKAVPAP; encoded by the coding sequence ATGCAGAAGCGGTTGCTCCTCGGCCTGATGGCTGTCGTCGTCATCGCAGCGGGAGTGTTCTACGTCCTCACCATGCCGCGCCGGCTGGAGGCGAGCGAGATCGCTGCCGACGGCAGCGGCGACGCCGCGCGCGGCGCTACCGTCTTCTGGGCCGGCGGCTGCGTCTCCTGCCACGCGCCGGCGAAAAGCGAGGGCGAGGCGCAGTTGCGTCTCGGCGGCGGCGCGCCGCTGGTCACGTCCTTCGGCACTTTTCACGCGCCCAACATCTCGACCGACCCCGCGGACGGCATCGGCGACTGGAGCCTTGCCGATTTCGCCAATGCGATGCAACGCGGCGTCGGTCCCGACGGCACCCATCTCTATCCGGCCTTTCCCTATACGTCCTATGCGCGCATGACGAAGGGCGATGTCGCCGACCTCTTCGCCTACATGAAGACGTTGCCGCCGGTGGAGGGCAGGGCAGCGGACAACGTCCTGTCCTTCCCCTTCAACATCCGCCGCGGCGTCGGGTTGTGGCAGCTGGCTTTTCTCGACCCCGATCCCGTCGTCGCGCTTCCGGCCGACGCATCGGAGCAGGTGAAGCGCGGCCAGTACCTGGCGGAAGGCCCCGGCCATTGCGGCGAGTGCCACACGCCCCGGCTCTATGGCGGTGCCGGCGGTCTCGACAGGACGCGCTGGCTTGCCGGCGCGCCCAATCCCGAGGGCGAGGGCAAGGTGCCCGACATCACCTCGTCCGAGACGGGGATCGGCGCGTGGTCCGAAGCGGACATCGCCTACTACTTAGAGACCGGCTTCACGCCCGACTTCGACTCCGTCGGCGGCGCGATGGTCGAGGTGCAGAAGAACCTCGCCAAGCTGCCGGCGGGCGATCGCGAGGCCATCGCGGCGTATCTGAAGGCCGTGCCGGCGCCGTAG
- a CDS encoding superoxide dismutase, whose amino-acid sequence MAFTLPELPYDYEALAPFMSKETLEYHHDKHHNAYVEMGNKLAAEAGMGDASVEEVVMQSYGKNQPLFNNAAQHYNHIHFWKWMKKGGGGKSLPGKLQTAFDSDLGGYDKFRTDFMDAGKGQFGSGWAWVAVKDGKLSIMKTPNGENPLVHGAKPILGVDVWEHSYYIDYRNARPKYLEAFVDSLIDWDHVLEMYEGTGA is encoded by the coding sequence ATGGCTTTCACGCTTCCCGAACTGCCCTACGATTACGAGGCGCTCGCTCCCTTCATGTCGAAGGAGACCCTCGAATACCATCATGACAAGCACCACAACGCCTATGTCGAGATGGGCAACAAGCTCGCCGCCGAAGCCGGCATGGGCGACGCCTCGGTCGAGGAGGTGGTCATGCAGTCCTATGGCAAGAATCAGCCGCTCTTCAACAATGCCGCCCAGCACTACAACCACATCCACTTCTGGAAGTGGATGAAGAAGGGCGGCGGCGGCAAGAGCCTGCCAGGCAAGTTGCAGACCGCCTTCGACAGCGATCTCGGCGGCTATGACAAGTTCCGTACCGACTTCATGGACGCCGGCAAGGGCCAGTTCGGCTCGGGCTGGGCCTGGGTCGCGGTCAAGGACGGCAAGCTGTCGATCATGAAGACCCCGAACGGCGAAAACCCGCTGGTGCATGGCGCCAAGCCGATCCTCGGCGTCGACGTGTGGGAGCATTCCTACTACATCGACTACCGCAATGCCCGGCCGAAGTACCTGGAGGCTTTCGTCGACAGTCTGATCGACTGGGATCACGTGCTGGAGATGTACGAAGGCACCGGCGCCTGA
- a CDS encoding putative monovalent cation/H+ antiporter subunit A: protein MPDLLTLVLLGLPLAAALLAAPLARGLGSRAAWLLAAFPAAAFVILCGQADAVRQGAVLLSGFDWIPSYGMRFSFRLDGLSLVFGLLITGIGTLIVLYSGGYLAGHRDLGRFFTFILMFMAAMLGLVLADDLMTLIVYWELTSITSFLLIGFDHERERARRGAIQALVITGGGGLALMAGLVLIREVLGLTSMTEVLAAGDALRDSAWYLPILLLVLGGAFTKSAQMPFHVWLPNAMEAPTPVSAYLHSATMVKAGVYLLMRLNPALGETLLWETILPLFGGVTLVGGALLALRQTDMKLILAYTTVASLGLLVMLIGVGSEAAMEAAVLYLVAHALFKGALFMVAGSVDHGAGSRDLLRLGGLRRAMPITFVAALLAALSMGGVLPFFGFLAKEVIYEATAAPTPRGIALTLTAIAGNALMFAAAFLVALKPFLGQKPAALDHPHEGPALIWLGPLVLGLAGLFTALFSGSTHAWLTSPMASAVIGTPVEITISALPHLGLAFALSMLTLAIGAGLYLVAGRVRSGVDAALNHIGWGPDIGFDQAMRGLLALSFAVTRKLQSGRLDRYMTQAFIVIAAALLVPMVLAGALPAIPAMPQLSLSEWAVSALLVIGVLSVVIARSRLTAIVSLGIQGIAVALLFILLGAPDLSFTQFMIETLSVVILALVMTRLKLEVEDRRPLRETLIDAAVAAAAGIGIGLLLLRVTQVPFDPVMSDFFTRYSYAIAHGRNIVNVIIVDFRGMDTLGEIAVVMVTGLAILALIRIRVGKPRLRTADPTEATP from the coding sequence ATGCCCGACCTTCTGACCCTTGTGCTTCTGGGCCTGCCGCTGGCGGCAGCGCTCCTGGCGGCGCCCCTGGCGCGCGGGCTCGGCTCCCGCGCCGCCTGGCTGCTGGCCGCCTTTCCCGCCGCTGCCTTCGTCATTCTGTGCGGCCAGGCCGACGCGGTGCGGCAGGGCGCGGTGCTTCTTTCCGGCTTCGACTGGATCCCCTCCTACGGCATGCGTTTCTCCTTCCGTCTGGACGGCCTGTCGCTGGTCTTCGGCCTGCTCATCACGGGCATCGGCACGCTGATCGTCCTCTACAGCGGCGGCTACCTCGCGGGGCACCGCGATCTCGGACGCTTCTTCACCTTCATCCTGATGTTCATGGCGGCGATGCTCGGCCTCGTTCTGGCCGACGATCTGATGACGCTGATCGTCTATTGGGAGCTCACCTCGATCACCTCCTTCCTGCTGATCGGCTTCGACCACGAACGGGAGCGGGCGCGGCGTGGGGCGATCCAGGCACTGGTGATCACGGGCGGCGGCGGCCTTGCGTTGATGGCCGGCCTCGTCCTGATTCGGGAGGTTCTCGGCCTGACCTCGATGACGGAGGTGCTTGCAGCCGGCGACGCGCTGCGCGACAGCGCCTGGTATCTGCCGATCCTTCTCCTCGTCCTTGGCGGCGCGTTCACCAAGTCGGCGCAGATGCCGTTCCACGTCTGGCTGCCGAACGCGATGGAGGCGCCGACGCCGGTCTCGGCCTATCTGCATTCGGCCACCATGGTGAAGGCCGGCGTCTATCTCCTGATGCGTCTCAACCCGGCGCTGGGAGAGACGTTGCTGTGGGAGACGATCCTGCCTCTGTTCGGCGGTGTCACCCTTGTCGGCGGCGCGCTGCTGGCGCTGCGCCAGACCGACATGAAGCTCATCCTCGCCTATACGACCGTCGCCTCGCTCGGGCTCCTGGTGATGCTGATCGGCGTCGGCAGCGAGGCGGCGATGGAGGCGGCGGTGCTCTATCTCGTCGCCCACGCACTGTTCAAGGGTGCGCTCTTCATGGTCGCCGGCAGCGTCGACCATGGCGCCGGCAGCCGCGATCTCCTGCGGCTCGGCGGCCTGCGCCGGGCGATGCCGATCACCTTCGTCGCCGCACTGCTCGCCGCGCTCTCGATGGGCGGCGTCCTGCCCTTCTTCGGGTTTCTCGCCAAGGAAGTGATCTACGAGGCGACGGCCGCGCCGACCCCGCGCGGCATCGCCCTGACGCTGACCGCGATTGCCGGGAACGCGCTGATGTTTGCCGCGGCCTTTCTGGTGGCGCTGAAGCCTTTCCTCGGGCAGAAGCCCGCCGCACTCGACCATCCGCACGAGGGGCCGGCGCTGATCTGGCTCGGACCGCTCGTCCTCGGTCTCGCCGGACTGTTCACCGCGCTGTTTTCGGGCTCGACGCATGCATGGCTGACGAGCCCGATGGCATCGGCCGTCATCGGGACGCCGGTGGAGATCACGATCTCGGCCCTGCCGCATCTCGGCCTCGCCTTCGCGCTGTCGATGCTGACGCTTGCCATCGGCGCAGGGCTCTATCTTGTCGCGGGCAGGGTCCGGTCCGGTGTGGACGCCGCGCTGAACCACATCGGCTGGGGTCCCGACATCGGCTTCGACCAGGCGATGCGGGGGCTTCTCGCGCTGTCCTTCGCCGTGACGAGAAAACTCCAGTCGGGACGGCTCGACCGCTACATGACCCAGGCCTTCATCGTCATCGCCGCGGCCCTTCTGGTGCCGATGGTGCTTGCCGGTGCCCTGCCGGCGATTCCGGCGATGCCGCAGTTGTCGTTGTCGGAATGGGCGGTCTCGGCTCTGCTGGTCATCGGCGTGCTCTCGGTCGTGATCGCCCGCAGCCGGCTGACGGCGATCGTCTCGCTCGGCATCCAGGGTATTGCCGTGGCGCTCCTGTTCATTCTTCTCGGCGCGCCGGACCTCTCCTTCACCCAGTTCATGATCGAGACGCTGTCCGTCGTGATCCTGGCGCTGGTCATGACGCGGCTGAAGCTCGAGGTCGAGGATCGCCGGCCGCTGCGCGAGACGCTGATTGATGCGGCGGTCGCGGCGGCGGCGGGCATCGGCATCGGCCTTCTGCTGCTCAGGGTCACGCAGGTGCCCTTCGATCCCGTGATGTCGGATTTCTTCACGCGCTACAGCTACGCGATCGCCCATGGCCGCAACATCGTCAACGTCATCATCGTCGACTTCCGCGGCATGGACACTCTCGGCGAGATCGCCGTCGTGATGGTGACGGGCCTCGCGATCCTGGCGCTGATCCGCATCCGCGTCGGCAAGCCACGGCTGCGAACCGCCGATCCGACGGAGGCGACGCCATGA
- a CDS encoding branched-chain amino acid aminotransferase — protein MAQELSPTFTFVDGEWLEGNPGLIGPRSHAMWLGSTVFDGARWFEGMSPDLDRHAARVNRSALALGLEASVAADEIVRLTHEGLAKFGGETAVYIRPMYWAEAGGYMGVPADPISTRFALSLYESPMIPSSGFTLGVSPFRRPTPETAPTAAKAGCLYPNSGRAILEAKARGYDNALMCDMAGNVAETATSNVFIVRDGVVKTPVPNGTFLNGITRQRIIALLRADGAEVVECTLTVEDFLGADEIFSTGNHSKVVAVTGFEGRSLQPGPVCERSRELYWAFARGSLAKAA, from the coding sequence ATGGCACAGGAACTCAGCCCGACCTTCACCTTCGTCGACGGCGAGTGGCTGGAGGGCAATCCCGGCCTCATCGGCCCGCGCAGCCATGCGATGTGGCTCGGCAGCACCGTCTTCGACGGCGCCCGCTGGTTCGAGGGAATGTCGCCCGACCTCGATCGCCACGCCGCGCGCGTCAACCGATCCGCGCTGGCGCTCGGGCTCGAGGCAAGCGTCGCCGCGGACGAGATCGTGCGGCTGACGCATGAGGGGCTGGCGAAGTTCGGCGGCGAGACGGCGGTCTATATCCGCCCGATGTATTGGGCGGAGGCGGGCGGCTACATGGGTGTTCCAGCCGATCCGATCTCGACGCGCTTCGCCCTCAGCCTCTACGAATCGCCGATGATCCCGTCCTCGGGCTTCACCCTCGGCGTTTCGCCCTTCCGCCGCCCGACGCCCGAGACGGCGCCGACCGCGGCCAAGGCCGGCTGCCTCTATCCCAACAGTGGCCGGGCGATCCTCGAGGCGAAGGCACGCGGCTACGACAATGCGCTCATGTGCGACATGGCCGGCAATGTCGCGGAGACCGCGACGTCGAACGTCTTCATCGTCCGCGACGGTGTGGTGAAGACGCCGGTGCCGAACGGGACGTTTCTCAATGGCATCACTCGCCAGCGGATCATCGCCTTGCTGCGCGCCGATGGCGCCGAGGTCGTGGAGTGCACGCTGACGGTCGAGGATTTCCTCGGCGCCGACGAGATCTTCTCGACCGGCAACCATTCCAAGGTCGTGGCGGTGACGGGCTTCGAGGGACGCTCGCTGCAGCCGGGGCCCGTCTGCGAACGCTCGCGCGAGCTCTACTGGGCGTTTGCGCGCGGCTCGCTGGCCAAGGCGGCCTAG
- the mnhG gene encoding monovalent cation/H(+) antiporter subunit G: protein MIGDIVTILAGVLVIVGAGFTAIAAIGILRLPDLFTRMHAASKAGSVGVGLMLLALALVADQTAEALRAVAAILFFILTTPISAHLLAKAAYAAGYPLWKGSVLDEMPPEARLRNAVDQDADARGTSQRPVATKAGLAKSAESLRPRLP from the coding sequence ATGATCGGCGACATCGTCACGATCCTTGCCGGCGTGCTGGTCATCGTCGGTGCCGGCTTCACCGCCATCGCCGCCATCGGCATCCTGCGCCTGCCCGATCTCTTCACCCGCATGCATGCCGCGTCCAAGGCCGGGTCGGTCGGGGTCGGGCTGATGCTGCTGGCGCTGGCGCTCGTCGCGGACCAAACGGCAGAGGCGCTGCGCGCCGTCGCCGCCATCCTCTTCTTCATCCTGACGACGCCGATCTCCGCGCATCTCCTCGCCAAGGCCGCCTATGCCGCGGGATATCCGCTATGGAAAGGCTCGGTGCTCGACGAAATGCCGCCCGAGGCGCGGCTTCGCAATGCCGTCGATCAGGACGCCGATGCCCGGGGCACATCCCAACGGCCCGTCGCAACGAAAGCGGGATTGGCGAAGTCGGCCGAGTCGCTGCGGCCACGCTTGCCATAG
- a CDS encoding Na+/H+ antiporter subunit C, with protein METVLALLVAVLFSVAVYLLLSTHIIRMLLGIVLLGNAVNLSMFTAGRVSTMVPPIIPGGLTVPAVVTANPLPQALILTAIVISFSFFAFLLVLAFRAYQDLGTDDTDRMRVAEPEGEGLPPLGY; from the coding sequence ATGGAAACCGTCCTCGCCCTGCTCGTCGCCGTGCTGTTTTCGGTCGCGGTCTATCTTCTGTTGTCGACGCACATCATCCGCATGCTTCTGGGCATCGTCCTTCTCGGCAATGCGGTGAACCTGTCGATGTTCACCGCCGGCCGCGTCTCGACAATGGTCCCGCCGATCATCCCCGGCGGGCTGACGGTGCCGGCTGTCGTCACGGCCAATCCGCTGCCACAGGCGCTGATCCTGACGGCGATCGTCATTTCCTTTTCGTTTTTCGCCTTTCTTCTGGTCCTCGCCTTCCGCGCCTACCAGGATCTCGGCACCGACGACACCGACCGCATGCGCGTCGCCGAACCCGAGGGGGAGGGGCTCCCGCCCCTCGGTTACTGA
- a CDS encoding cytochrome c, with protein MNVQSLAFAAALVAASAGALAVLPAGAQNLDVIKQRQEAMKNIGGAAKAAGQMLKGEVAFDAAKAAAVFTVMASNAKEFGTHFPEDSKTGGKTEAAPAIWTKPEEFKAELAKFEGDIAAAAATKPESLDAFKPAFASVAQNCKGCHEEFRVDN; from the coding sequence ATGAACGTTCAATCTCTCGCTTTCGCCGCCGCCCTTGTCGCAGCTTCTGCTGGCGCTCTGGCCGTTCTTCCGGCCGGCGCGCAGAATCTCGACGTGATCAAGCAGCGCCAGGAGGCGATGAAGAACATCGGCGGCGCTGCCAAGGCTGCCGGCCAGATGCTGAAGGGCGAGGTCGCCTTCGATGCGGCCAAGGCGGCGGCGGTCTTCACTGTCATGGCGAGCAATGCCAAGGAGTTCGGCACCCACTTTCCAGAGGACAGCAAGACCGGTGGCAAGACCGAGGCCGCTCCGGCGATCTGGACGAAGCCCGAGGAGTTCAAGGCCGAGCTCGCCAAGTTCGAGGGCGACATCGCCGCCGCTGCGGCGACCAAGCCCGAGAGCCTCGACGCCTTCAAGCCGGCGTTTGCCAGCGTCGCGCAGAACTGCAAGGGCTGCCATGAAGAGTTTCGCGTCGATAACTAG
- a CDS encoding proton-conducting transporter membrane subunit, giving the protein MVPPAMPADYLIVLPVALSMLFGAALLCIRKRTRLHPPVALTGLALIFAIDAAVLWQVAAEGPRTMMMGGWKPPFGIAFTVDLMGALFLATAGFVALACGIYAVVSVPATQRRFGFFPFLFLMMAGVSGAFITGDVFNLYVWFEVLLIGSFGLMILGSEHGQLDGATKYCFLNLVGTTLFLVATGFLYGVFGTLNMADIAVKAAARPADGVVVSIAALFLASLCMKAAAFPLNAWLPSSYHTPRFVVSALFAGLLTKVGIFALIRILFMLFPPEQASLSPVIAWIAAATMLVGAFGALAQSDIRRLLNYVVIAGIGTILAGLSLPALVNEPLVLAAGDAAAAIAAIAPTVPTAAALAQETGLSSAIFYALHSIVVMTALYLAAGIMVRRAGSASLHEMGGLWRRFPGLSVLVLVLLLAASGLPPFSGFWPKLGLVRATLAGGMGWLAAAILVSGLMLTIACARVFALAFWRPSPGGDAVAGAADRWRPGRFYAAVPLVFLTIAVVAAGVYPEPLAASTRSAAASVLDSTAFVRSVFGEAP; this is encoded by the coding sequence ATGGTCCCGCCGGCAATGCCGGCGGACTATCTCATCGTCCTGCCGGTGGCCCTGTCGATGCTGTTTGGAGCCGCGCTCCTGTGCATCCGCAAGCGCACCAGGCTGCATCCGCCTGTCGCGCTGACGGGTCTTGCCCTGATCTTCGCCATCGACGCGGCCGTGCTCTGGCAGGTCGCCGCCGAGGGGCCGCGGACGATGATGATGGGTGGCTGGAAACCGCCTTTCGGCATTGCCTTCACCGTAGATCTGATGGGCGCGCTGTTCCTGGCGACAGCCGGCTTCGTCGCGCTCGCCTGCGGCATCTACGCCGTCGTCTCGGTCCCCGCCACACAACGGCGCTTCGGCTTTTTTCCCTTCCTGTTCCTGATGATGGCGGGCGTCTCCGGCGCCTTTATCACGGGCGACGTCTTCAACCTCTACGTCTGGTTCGAGGTCCTGCTGATCGGCTCTTTCGGCCTGATGATCCTCGGCTCGGAACACGGCCAGCTCGACGGGGCGACGAAATACTGCTTCCTGAATCTCGTCGGGACCACGCTCTTCCTCGTCGCCACCGGATTTCTCTACGGCGTCTTCGGCACGCTCAACATGGCCGACATCGCGGTCAAGGCGGCGGCGCGCCCGGCCGACGGCGTGGTCGTCTCGATCGCCGCTCTCTTTCTCGCGTCCCTCTGCATGAAGGCCGCGGCCTTCCCGCTGAACGCCTGGCTGCCCTCGTCCTACCACACGCCGCGCTTCGTCGTGTCGGCGCTGTTTGCGGGTCTCCTCACCAAGGTCGGCATCTTTGCGCTGATCCGCATTCTGTTCATGCTGTTTCCGCCGGAGCAGGCGAGCCTCTCGCCCGTCATCGCCTGGATCGCCGCGGCGACCATGCTGGTCGGGGCCTTCGGGGCACTGGCGCAGAGCGATATCAGGCGACTCCTCAACTATGTCGTCATCGCCGGCATCGGCACCATCCTCGCCGGGCTGTCGTTGCCAGCGCTTGTCAACGAGCCGCTCGTGCTGGCTGCCGGCGATGCTGCCGCGGCCATCGCCGCGATCGCGCCGACGGTGCCGACGGCCGCCGCATTGGCGCAGGAGACCGGCCTCTCCAGCGCGATCTTCTATGCCTTGCACTCGATCGTGGTGATGACGGCACTGTATCTGGCGGCGGGCATCATGGTCCGGCGCGCGGGGTCGGCGTCGCTGCACGAGATGGGCGGGCTATGGCGGCGCTTTCCCGGTCTGTCCGTTCTCGTCCTCGTTCTGCTGCTCGCCGCGTCCGGCCTGCCGCCGTTTTCGGGCTTCTGGCCGAAGCTTGGCCTCGTCAGGGCGACGCTGGCAGGCGGGATGGGATGGCTGGCGGCCGCGATCCTCGTTTCCGGCCTGATGCTGACCATCGCCTGTGCCCGCGTCTTCGCTCTGGCCTTCTGGCGACCCTCGCCGGGGGGCGACGCCGTCGCCGGGGCCGCCGACCGGTGGCGGCCGGGACGCTTCTATGCCGCGGTGCCGCTGGTCTTCCTTACGATCGCGGTCGTCGCTGCCGGCGTCTACCCCGAGCCCCTCGCGGCCTCGACCCGCTCGGCGGCGGCATCGGTGCTGGATTCCACGGCCTTCGTCCGGTCGGTTTTCGGAGAAGCCCCATGA
- a CDS encoding S9 family peptidase — MPTHTRADGAANPPKAEKRPERFDLHGRERRDDYGWLRAPNWQDVFQDPAVLDPAIRAHLDAENVYHDAMMAPLAPLREKLIAEMRGRIKEDDSSVPAPDGPFAYGMSYEAGAEYPRFIRRPLGGDAASETVILDGQKEAAQRKYFSLGGVAHSTDHNWLAWSHDDKGSEFYAISVRDLATGEDLGERIENTSGSAVWSARSKGFFYTRLDGNHRPSRVYFHRLGTDPADDALIYEETDTGFFMGVGKTQSGEFIVIHIHDHETSEAWLIPASNSAAEPRLLAERETGVEYDVDEADGTLYILTNAAGARDFKIVTAPTDSSNASEWTDYVPHEDGRLILAHMVLKRHLVWLERREGLPRIVVKRLSDGAEHIVAFGEEAYSLGLSGTYEFDTTLIRFTYSSLTTPTQTFDYDVETRQRTLLKTQEVPSGHVPDEYVTRRILARAADGEMVPVSLLYRRDTPLDGTAPLMLYGYGAYGIAIPAAFNTNCLSLVDRGFVWAIAHVRGGKDKGFAWYEGGRRENKGNTFSDFIAVADHLVAENYTRHDRIVAQGGSAGGMLMGAIANMAPDKFGAIIAVVPFVDVLATMLDDTLPLTPPEWPEWGNPLASATDYDRIAGYSPYDNVAAKAYPPMLVLAGLTDPRVTYWEPAKWVAKLRALKTDANPVLLHTNMDAGHGGASGRFNRLDEVASIYAFSLMVTGKA, encoded by the coding sequence ATGCCGACGCACACCAGGGCGGATGGCGCCGCGAATCCGCCCAAGGCCGAGAAGCGCCCGGAACGCTTTGATCTCCATGGACGCGAGCGCCGTGATGACTATGGCTGGCTGCGCGCGCCCAACTGGCAGGATGTCTTCCAGGACCCGGCGGTTCTGGACCCGGCGATCCGTGCCCATCTCGACGCCGAGAACGTCTATCACGATGCGATGATGGCGCCGCTGGCGCCGCTGCGGGAGAAGCTGATCGCGGAGATGCGCGGCCGCATCAAGGAGGACGATTCCTCGGTGCCCGCGCCCGACGGCCCCTTCGCCTATGGCATGTCCTACGAGGCCGGTGCGGAGTATCCCCGTTTCATCCGCCGCCCCCTCGGCGGCGACGCGGCCAGCGAGACGGTGATCCTCGACGGGCAGAAGGAAGCGGCGCAGCGCAAGTATTTCTCGCTCGGCGGCGTCGCCCATTCCACCGATCACAACTGGCTGGCCTGGTCGCACGACGACAAGGGTTCGGAGTTCTACGCGATCTCGGTGCGCGACCTGGCGACCGGCGAGGACCTCGGCGAGAGAATCGAGAACACCAGTGGCAGCGCCGTCTGGTCGGCCCGCTCGAAGGGTTTCTTCTACACCCGGCTCGACGGCAACCATCGTCCGAGCCGGGTCTATTTCCATCGCCTCGGAACCGATCCCGCCGATGATGCGCTGATCTACGAGGAGACCGATACCGGCTTCTTCATGGGGGTCGGCAAGACCCAGTCGGGCGAGTTTATCGTCATTCATATTCACGACCACGAGACCTCGGAGGCCTGGCTGATCCCTGCCTCCAACTCGGCGGCCGAACCGCGCCTTCTTGCCGAGCGCGAGACCGGCGTCGAGTACGACGTCGACGAGGCCGATGGCACGCTGTACATCCTGACGAATGCCGCCGGCGCCCGTGATTTCAAGATCGTCACCGCCCCGACCGACTCGTCGAACGCAAGCGAGTGGACCGACTACGTTCCGCACGAAGACGGTCGCCTGATCCTCGCCCACATGGTCCTGAAGCGGCACCTCGTCTGGCTGGAGCGGCGCGAGGGCCTGCCGCGCATCGTCGTCAAGCGCCTGTCCGATGGTGCGGAACATATCGTCGCATTCGGCGAGGAAGCCTATTCGCTGGGTCTCTCCGGCACCTACGAGTTCGACACGACGCTCATCCGCTTCACCTATTCCTCGCTGACGACGCCGACGCAGACCTTCGACTACGACGTCGAGACCCGACAGCGGACGCTCCTGAAAACGCAGGAGGTTCCCTCCGGCCATGTTCCGGATGAGTATGTCACCCGCCGCATCTTGGCGCGGGCGGCCGATGGAGAAATGGTGCCGGTTTCGCTGCTCTACCGCAGGGACACCCCGCTGGACGGCACGGCGCCCCTGATGCTCTACGGCTACGGCGCCTACGGCATCGCCATCCCGGCCGCCTTCAACACCAATTGCCTCAGCCTCGTCGACCGCGGCTTCGTCTGGGCGATCGCGCATGTGCGCGGCGGCAAGGACAAGGGCTTTGCCTGGTACGAGGGCGGACGACGCGAGAACAAGGGGAACACCTTCTCCGACTTCATCGCCGTCGCCGACCATCTCGTTGCCGAGAACTACACGCGCCACGATCGGATCGTCGCGCAGGGCGGCTCGGCCGGCGGCATGCTGATGGGCGCCATCGCCAACATGGCGCCGGACAAGTTCGGCGCCATCATCGCCGTGGTGCCCTTCGTCGACGTTCTCGCCACCATGCTCGACGACACGCTGCCGCTGACCCCGCCGGAATGGCCGGAATGGGGCAACCCGCTGGCCTCGGCCACCGACTACGACCGCATCGCCGGCTACAGCCCCTACGACAATGTCGCGGCGAAAGCCTATCCGCCGATGCTGGTTCTCGCCGGCCTCACCGATCCGCGCGTCACCTATTGGGAGCCGGCAAAATGGGTGGCGAAGCTGCGCGCCCTGAAGACCGACGCCAATCCCGTCCTCCTCCACACCAACATGGACGCCGGCCACGGCGGCGCCTCCGGCCGTTTCAATCGTCTGGACGAGGTCGCCTCGATCTACGCCTTCTCGCTGATGGTGACGGGCAAGGCATAG
- a CDS encoding Na+/H+ antiporter subunit E, producing the protein MTLYLINVVLAVIWAVVTGSFTLVNLVFGFVLGAFALYLTRDQIGTAGYVRGSRHLGALTFFFLREMMLSAWRVATLVLAPKLDLKPGIFAFPLTARSDIEITLLANMITLTPGTLSIDVSEDRSTLYVHALECSNAEGLRRDIAEGFERRIRGAFR; encoded by the coding sequence ATGACGCTCTATCTGATCAATGTCGTCCTCGCGGTGATCTGGGCCGTCGTCACCGGCTCCTTCACCTTGGTCAACCTCGTCTTCGGATTCGTTCTCGGCGCCTTCGCGCTCTATCTCACGCGCGACCAGATCGGAACGGCCGGCTACGTCCGTGGCAGCCGCCATCTCGGGGCGCTGACGTTCTTTTTCCTTCGCGAAATGATGCTCTCGGCCTGGCGCGTCGCCACGCTCGTGCTCGCGCCCAAGCTCGACCTCAAGCCCGGTATCTTCGCCTTTCCGCTGACGGCCAGGAGCGATATCGAGATCACGCTCCTGGCCAACATGATCACGCTGACGCCGGGAACGCTCTCGATCGACGTTTCCGAGGACCGGTCGACGCTCTACGTCCACGCGCTCGAATGCTCCAATGCCGAGGGTCTCCGCCGCGATATCGCCGAGGGCTTCGAGCGACGGATCCGGGGGGCGTTCCGATGA
- a CDS encoding Na+/H+ antiporter subunit B: protein MNSVIFRFTAPYLTSLMLLFSVFVLLRGHNEPGGGFIGGLVAASAVAIYGLAGGVSSVRRALYFDPMTLAAAGLIMAVLAGGASFVAGVPFLSGLWWFPAVLDGVAISTPLFFDIGVYLVVVGSVSSIALTLAESEDA, encoded by the coding sequence ATGAACTCGGTCATTTTCCGCTTTACGGCACCCTATCTCACCAGCCTGATGCTGCTCTTCTCGGTCTTCGTTCTCCTGCGCGGACACAACGAGCCCGGTGGGGGGTTCATCGGTGGGCTCGTCGCGGCCTCGGCCGTGGCGATCTACGGCCTTGCCGGCGGCGTCAGCTCGGTTCGCCGGGCACTCTACTTCGACCCGATGACGCTGGCCGCCGCCGGGTTGATCATGGCGGTGCTCGCCGGTGGCGCTTCGTTCGTGGCGGGAGTGCCATTTCTCTCCGGCCTCTGGTGGTTTCCCGCCGTCCTCGACGGCGTCGCCATCTCGACGCCGCTGTTCTTCGACATCGGCGTCTATCTCGTCGTCGTCGGCTCGGTCTCCTCGATCGCGCTGACGCTGGCCGAAAGCGAGGACGCCTGA